In Halodesulfovibrio marinisediminis DSM 17456, the sequence CAGAATACCCTTTTTCGATACTCAGATGCCCTATGTACATTTCAGCCATATCCGGAAGTTCCGGTAATTCACCATCAAACGTATCATCCGCAAACATGTTCTTCTCCATCGCAACAGCGGCTTACAAAAAAATATCTTAAGGCATCTACACCTTTTTGTACTTCATCCCCGGCAACTGCTGTACAAGTCCGGAAACCTCCAGCATTAACAAAGCAGTGCTTATCTTTGATGCTGGAACAAAGAGCATTCTACTGAGCACATCAATATGCACCGACTCCTCACCGGTAAGCAGCAGAATAATCTGATCTTCAAGAGGGGCATCTAGATCGATCACTTTTTCTTCAAGCGGTAAAATATCCGCATGCACCAGAAGCTTTGCCTTTGGAAGCTCTACCCCTTCGTCAGCACTCAAATCAGGCTCAACTTCAGTTGATTTTGATTCTAACGAAGTCGCTTCATCGGCACTAATTCCATCTGCAACGAACGCCACAGATTCAGCAGGGCTGCTCAACGGAATCTCGATAACTTCCGGTATAGAACGAAGCTGCTCTTCAATACTTAGCTCTTGATTAGATTCTGGATTTGTACAGTCAGCTACGTCCCATTCAACCGTTGAAATATCCACATCAACAGACTCATTCATGATCGGCTCTTGAGAGTCCATGTCAGGCACAGCTTGTTCAGATGCACTCTGCCCCGAAGCAGAGATGCCTGACTCTGTATCGATGGCAGTTAATTCCGACGCTGCGCCAACTTCGGCAACGTTCACATCTTCCTTAAATTCTGGAAAATCTGGTAATGGTGAGGCAGCAGAAGGCTGAACAGAAGAGCTTACAGATGCGATATCTCCTGTTCTAGTGAAGTTATCAAGCGAAATTCCGAGCAACGGCGCGATAGATACAAGAATATCGTCACACGAGAACACTGCAGTTGCTCCCTGACGGATAAGCTCATGACAACCGGATGAAGTGCGAGACTGCATGCGCCCTGGAACCGCAAAGACCTCTCGCCCCTGTTCCAAAGCATGACGTGCGGTAATAAGACTGCCGCTTTTCGACAGCGCTTCAACAACAAGCACTCCTAAAGACAGTCCACTGATAATGCGGTTTCTGAGTGGGAAATT encodes:
- the dprA gene encoding DNA-processing protein DprA yields the protein MNASPVSCLATLSEERREEFWASLALRYTAGIGFRTAKRLLVEFGSASAALKDIKNWSSRASISAKVVEAVLSNRWREQARKEWDNAGQVACEVLLWSDSDYPELLREIPDPPLFLYYKGDASLLKNPAIGVVGSRRCSNDGIRTTEMLSKTLSASGVTTVSGLARGIDSVAHANALSGWGSTVAVLGTGISHVYPPENKDLFFDVAEQGIIVTEFPPNMPPEGRNFPLRNRIISGLSLGVLVVEALSKSGSLITARHALEQGREVFAVPGRMQSRTSSGCHELIRQGATAVFSCDDILVSIAPLLGISLDNFTRTGDIASVSSSVQPSAASPLPDFPEFKEDVNVAEVGAASELTAIDTESGISASGQSASEQAVPDMDSQEPIMNESVDVDISTVEWDVADCTNPESNQELSIEEQLRSIPEVIEIPLSSPAESVAFVADGISADEATSLESKSTEVEPDLSADEGVELPKAKLLVHADILPLEEKVIDLDAPLEDQIILLLTGEESVHIDVLSRMLFVPASKISTALLMLEVSGLVQQLPGMKYKKV